The following proteins are encoded in a genomic region of Sphaeramia orbicularis chromosome 2, fSphaOr1.1, whole genome shotgun sequence:
- the atp5pf gene encoding ATP synthase peripheral stalk subunit F6, mitochondrial, producing MTYAYTSLRHCPTIHRGSPHLDSELFVSNPRMALHRLFQLSSLLRSAVSLTLRRNIGLSAVVFNKAKDLDPVQKLFLDKIRDYNTKSKSSGGVVDAGPAYQKNLTEEVTKLQRLYGGGDLTKFPDFKFADPKLDEVPK from the exons ATGACGTACGCATATACGTCTTTACGTCACTGTCCCACAATACACCGCGGTTCTCCACATTTGGATTCTGAGCTGTTTGTGTCAAATCCAAG AATGGCACTGCATCGGTTATTCCAGTTGTCCTCCCTGCTGCGCTCCGCCGTGAGCCTGACCCTGCGGAGGAACATCGGCCTGTCTGCGGTGGTGTTCAACAAGGCCAAAGACCTCGACCCCGTCCAGAAGCTGTTCCTGGACAAGATCCGGGACTACAACACCAAGAGCAA GTCATCAGGTGGCGTTGTTGATGCTGGACCTGCGTACCAGAAGAACCTGACTGAGGAGGTGACCAAGCTGCAGAGGCTATACGGTGGTGGTGACTTGACCAAGTTCCCGGATTTCAAATTTGCAG ACCCCAAGCTGGATGAAGTGCCCAAGTGA